A genome region from Deinococcus sp. KNUC1210 includes the following:
- a CDS encoding DnaJ domain-containing protein: protein MAYKDYYETLGVSRSASEADIKSAYRKLAKQYHPDKNPGDKNAADRFKEMGEAYAVLSDTEKRKVYDTYGQSGQVPPGAYPGGAGGGMGDVDGTQFSDFFQGLFGRGAGGMGGRGTVGGINLEDLLGGAGMGAGGGIGAGGASCRTWKANFRSRCTRPTAAPTRPLPWTASAFRCACPPEHATVRGCA from the coding sequence ATGGCCTACAAGGACTACTACGAAACCCTGGGCGTCAGCCGCAGCGCGTCCGAGGCCGATATCAAGAGCGCCTACCGCAAACTGGCGAAACAGTACCACCCCGACAAAAATCCCGGTGACAAGAACGCGGCAGACCGCTTCAAGGAGATGGGCGAAGCATATGCGGTTCTCTCGGATACCGAGAAACGCAAGGTCTACGATACCTACGGCCAGTCGGGGCAGGTCCCACCGGGCGCGTATCCGGGCGGGGCGGGCGGCGGCATGGGCGATGTCGACGGTACGCAGTTTTCCGACTTTTTTCAGGGACTGTTCGGGCGGGGCGCGGGCGGCATGGGTGGACGCGGCACGGTGGGCGGGATCAATCTGGAAGACCTGCTGGGCGGGGCCGGAATGGGCGCTGGCGGCGGGATCGGGGCGGGCGGCGCTTCGTGCAGAACGTGGAAGGCGAACTTCAGATCACGCTGCACGAGGCCTACAGCGGCACCGACGAGACCATTACCGTGGACGGCAAGCGCATTTCGCTGCGCGTGCCCGCCGGAACACGCGACGGTGCGCGGCTGCGCCTGA
- the rsmH gene encoding 16S rRNA (cytosine(1402)-N(4))-methyltransferase RsmH — MTHIPADPAPLLHLPVLPAEVLDALQPAPGKLIVDGTLGGAGHTRLLLERGAHVIGIDQDPFALERARAMNLPGLRVLEGNFREMNTLLNSIGVTQVDGVLLDIGVSSFQLDDAQRGFSYHTEAPLDMRMSQSGESAADVVNTLSAEDIASILYEFGEERHSRRLARGIVAARDQEPILTTTRLAEVIKRSYPGGHARGIHPARRSFQALRIYVNDELGALREGLNAALSVLAPAGPDGQGGRLAVISFHSLEDRIVKRWMKTQATLTPLHKRPLEASDEEQASNPRARSAKLRVAEVRPPRDVSGPSDWDDEERS; from the coding sequence ATGACCCATATACCTGCCGATCCTGCCCCCCTGCTGCATCTTCCCGTCCTGCCCGCCGAGGTACTGGACGCGCTGCAACCCGCTCCCGGAAAACTCATCGTCGATGGCACGCTGGGCGGTGCGGGTCATACCCGCCTGCTGCTGGAGCGCGGCGCACACGTCATCGGCATCGATCAGGACCCTTTTGCCCTCGAACGGGCGCGGGCGATGAATCTGCCCGGTCTCCGGGTGCTGGAAGGCAACTTCCGCGAAATGAACACCCTGCTGAACAGCATCGGTGTCACGCAGGTCGATGGCGTCCTGCTCGACATCGGTGTGTCCAGCTTTCAGCTCGACGACGCTCAGCGCGGCTTTTCCTATCACACCGAAGCGCCGCTCGACATGAGGATGAGCCAGTCGGGTGAAAGTGCCGCCGACGTGGTGAATACGCTCAGTGCCGAGGACATCGCCTCGATCCTCTACGAATTCGGGGAAGAGCGGCATTCGCGCCGTCTGGCACGAGGGATCGTGGCGGCCCGCGATCAGGAACCGATTCTGACCACCACCCGACTGGCCGAGGTGATCAAGCGCTCGTATCCCGGCGGTCATGCACGCGGCATCCACCCGGCCCGGCGCAGCTTTCAGGCGCTCCGCATCTACGTCAACGACGAGCTGGGGGCGCTGCGAGAAGGACTGAATGCGGCGCTCTCGGTGCTGGCTCCTGCTGGCCCGGACGGGCAGGGTGGGCGGCTGGCGGTCATCAGCTTTCACAGTCTGGAAGACCGCATTGTGAAGCGCTGGATGAAGACCCAGGCGACGCTGACCCCGCTGCACAAGCGCCCGCTGGAGGCCAGCGACGAGGAGCAGGCCAGCAATCCCCGCGCCCGCAGCGCCAAACTCCGGGTCGCTGAGGTGCGCCCACCGCGCGACGTTTCGGGGCCGAGCGACTGGGACGACGAGGAGAGGTCGTGA
- a CDS encoding GNAT family N-acetyltransferase — MKLRSLQPSDRSAVEAWLSAYLTDHLDWWTRAYGQAPVSDVSALVARDWQEVSEAAGAGRLVAIAELDAVPVGIVRAATRTDRSMGFRIGVLEWIYVAAAARGQGVSSVLMTHALAWMETQDVRGFEVFVTAENGAAVALYQRHGFRTVDFRMLAPRS; from the coding sequence GTGAAGCTGCGCTCCCTGCAACCCTCCGACCGTTCGGCGGTGGAAGCGTGGCTGAGCGCGTACCTGACAGATCATCTGGACTGGTGGACCCGTGCCTACGGTCAGGCTCCCGTTTCCGATGTTTCGGCGCTGGTGGCCCGCGACTGGCAGGAAGTGTCGGAGGCTGCCGGTGCAGGGCGGCTGGTGGCGATTGCCGAGCTGGACGCCGTGCCGGTGGGCATCGTGCGGGCAGCGACCCGGACCGACCGTTCTATGGGCTTCCGAATCGGGGTGCTGGAGTGGATCTACGTCGCAGCTGCTGCGCGGGGTCAGGGCGTGTCGAGTGTGCTGATGACTCATGCCCTGGCCTGGATGGAAACCCAGGACGTGCGGGGGTTCGAGGTTTTCGTCACGGCCGAGAACGGCGCGGCGGTGGCGCTCTATCAGCGGCACGGCTTCAGAACCGTCGATTTCCGGATGCTGGCCCCTCGTTCATGA
- the dnaK gene encoding molecular chaperone DnaK has product MPKAVGIDLGTTNSVIAVMEGGRPEVIVNAEGARTTPSVVAYKGDERLVGQIARRQAALNPAATLFEVKRFIGRNWNEVKSEAERSPFTVKEGPNGSVRIEVNGKDLAPEQVSAEVLRKMVADASAKLGSPIKDVVITVPAYFDNSQREATKQAGEIAGLNVLRVINEPTAAALAYGLERKGNETVLVFDLGGGTFDVTILELGDGVFEVKSTSGDTHLGGADFDQRIVDWLAGEFQKEHNFDLRKDKQALQRLIEAAEKAKIELSSASETTISLPFITFDPETRTPLHLERTLSRAKFEEMTSDLLRRVREPVQRALEDAKLDASKIDEVILVGGSTRIPAVKRIVQDIIGKTPNESVNPDEAVALGAAVQAGIIGGDSALGDIVLVDVTPLTLGVEVKGGMIAPLITRNTAVPAKKTEIFTTADNNQPGVEIVVLQGERPMAADNKSLGRFKLEGIPPMRAGQAQIEVTFDIDANGILHVTAKEKTSGKESSIRIENTTTLDKTDVEKMVREAEQNAGADKVRREKVEKRNALDSLRVQALSQIEESTADQGLKDRVKALADEAETAVREDDDTKIADVQKRLEEGLRELMTAGQNAGGTQQDGQPGAAPKADDDVIDADFKPAE; this is encoded by the coding sequence ATGCCAAAAGCAGTCGGAATCGACCTAGGTACAACCAACAGCGTCATCGCCGTGATGGAAGGCGGACGCCCCGAAGTGATCGTGAACGCCGAGGGCGCACGCACCACCCCCAGCGTCGTGGCCTACAAGGGCGACGAGCGTCTGGTGGGCCAGATTGCCCGCCGTCAGGCCGCACTGAACCCCGCCGCCACGCTGTTCGAAGTCAAGCGCTTCATCGGTCGCAACTGGAACGAGGTGAAGTCGGAGGCCGAGCGCAGCCCCTTCACCGTCAAGGAAGGCCCCAACGGGTCGGTCCGGATCGAGGTGAACGGCAAAGACCTCGCCCCCGAGCAGGTCAGCGCCGAGGTGCTCCGCAAGATGGTGGCCGACGCCAGCGCCAAGCTGGGCAGCCCGATCAAAGACGTGGTGATTACCGTGCCCGCGTACTTCGACAACTCGCAGCGCGAGGCCACCAAGCAGGCCGGTGAGATCGCGGGCCTGAACGTGCTGCGCGTGATCAACGAGCCGACGGCAGCAGCGCTCGCCTACGGCCTGGAGCGCAAGGGCAACGAGACCGTGCTGGTCTTCGACCTGGGCGGCGGCACCTTCGACGTGACCATTCTGGAACTCGGTGACGGCGTGTTCGAGGTCAAATCGACCTCCGGCGACACCCACCTGGGCGGCGCGGACTTCGACCAGCGCATCGTGGACTGGCTGGCAGGCGAATTCCAGAAGGAGCACAACTTCGATCTCCGCAAGGACAAGCAGGCCCTTCAGCGTCTGATCGAGGCTGCCGAAAAGGCCAAGATCGAGCTGTCGAGCGCGTCGGAAACGACCATCAGCCTACCCTTCATCACCTTCGATCCCGAGACCCGCACCCCGCTGCACCTGGAGCGCACCCTGTCGCGCGCCAAGTTCGAGGAAATGACGAGCGACCTGCTGCGCCGCGTGCGTGAGCCCGTGCAGCGTGCTCTGGAAGACGCCAAGCTCGACGCCAGCAAGATCGACGAAGTGATTCTGGTCGGCGGCAGTACCCGTATTCCGGCGGTCAAGCGCATCGTGCAGGACATCATCGGTAAGACGCCCAACGAGAGCGTGAACCCCGACGAGGCTGTGGCCCTGGGTGCGGCTGTGCAGGCGGGCATCATCGGCGGCGACAGCGCCCTGGGCGATATCGTCCTGGTCGACGTGACCCCGCTGACCCTGGGTGTGGAAGTGAAGGGCGGCATGATCGCGCCGCTGATCACCCGCAACACGGCGGTTCCGGCCAAGAAGACCGAGATCTTCACCACCGCCGACAACAACCAGCCGGGCGTGGAAATCGTGGTGCTCCAGGGTGAGCGCCCGATGGCCGCAGACAACAAGAGCCTGGGACGCTTCAAGCTGGAAGGCATTCCGCCGATGCGCGCCGGACAGGCACAGATCGAGGTGACGTTCGACATCGACGCCAACGGCATCCTGCACGTGACGGCCAAGGAAAAGACCTCGGGCAAGGAGAGCAGCATCCGCATCGAGAACACCACCACGCTCGATAAGACCGACGTGGAGAAGATGGTGCGCGAGGCCGAGCAGAATGCTGGAGCCGACAAGGTGCGCCGCGAGAAGGTCGAAAAGCGCAACGCGCTCGACAGCCTGCGGGTTCAGGCACTCTCTCAGATCGAGGAGAGCACCGCCGATCAGGGCCTGAAGGACCGGGTGAAGGCGCTGGCCGACGAAGCCGAAACCGCCGTGCGCGAAGACGACGATACCAAGATCGCCGACGTGCAGAAGCGGCTGGAAGAGGGCCTGCGCGAGCTGATGACCGCCGGACAGAACGCGGGCGGCACGCAGCAGGACGGACAGCCAGGCGCAGCACCGAAGGCCGACGACGACGTGATCGACGCCGACTTCAAGCCCGCCGAGTAA
- a CDS encoding DnaJ C-terminal domain-containing protein — MDGKRISLRVPAGTRDGARLRLSGQGPGGGDVLLTVKVLEDARFELDGDDLSVTVDVPVYAAALGRQARVPTMKGDVNLTIPAGSSGGRRLRLKGQGWPKKGGGAGDLYARINLTFPADLNEQEKALYQQLADLKK; from the coding sequence GTGGACGGCAAGCGCATTTCGCTGCGCGTGCCCGCCGGAACACGCGACGGTGCGCGGCTGCGCCTGAGCGGACAGGGGCCGGGCGGCGGCGACGTGCTGCTGACGGTCAAGGTGCTGGAAGACGCCCGCTTCGAACTGGACGGCGACGACCTGAGCGTGACGGTGGATGTGCCGGTCTACGCGGCGGCACTGGGGCGACAGGCCCGCGTGCCCACCATGAAAGGCGACGTGAATCTGACGATTCCGGCAGGCAGCAGCGGTGGGCGGCGACTGCGGCTGAAGGGACAGGGCTGGCCCAAGAAGGGCGGCGGCGCAGGCGACCTGTACGCCCGCATCAACCTGACCTTTCCAGCCGATCTGAACGAGCAGGAAAAGGCGCTGTATCAGCAGCTTGCCGACCTGAAAAAGTAA
- a CDS encoding MDR family MFS transporter, whose translation MSRSAPLAAASSSRLYATVGLVLGVFLAALESSVVATAMPSVIRDLGGQHLYALPFAVYLLTSTVSSPLWGRASDIFGRKRMYLAGVILFLLGSALCGAATSMVFLVAARAFQGLGAGAVMPLTLTSVGEMYTLEERPKVQAFISGVWGVSALVGPLLGGVLAEHLSWRWVFYVNLPFGIPAMLLVWRYLRETVERTSKRLQLDWLGALGFTLGSGLLVWGLSLSIWWQVGLGLLVLAGAVLIELKHPSPLLPIKTLGQRLPQVGLWGNLLGGAAYFGVIAYLPLFAQGVSGGRATSGGLILTPMLLGWVLASIICTRLIKILGLTRQTQIGFVVLTIVFALMIVFAHAPLPVISGFGFFVGMGMGFSMVSLLLAVQHATPRAEMGATTSAMLFARQMGGALGTAGMGLLIGSAAIQQGGLALVGGLQRTFILSLLLVALGLVLTLTLKIPAPSGMHPRRASLPNSTPDLGKRATTLQRSRLMLGSMKRLGWLVSMGLCTLAMASAASTTVSIGGQSVALNSVVVGGKTYVSLDQLKSALTAAGGSNQLASAEGCMNQWLFDGVWRLRVTKVEFKPDSKDGTFWGWIVTTEMRNGVQDVLSLYHTGIGPGLSVALKDGTTVGMGRNSASPPPAFADNSFKNLPSGAGIIMPLWFYAPSGATDDDVKANPPTKLLVPVDLKEQTYHGLKLPFTRSPNFRVDLTCSK comes from the coding sequence ATGAGCCGTTCTGCCCCGCTTGCCGCTGCTTCCTCCTCACGTCTGTATGCCACCGTCGGACTCGTGCTGGGCGTATTTCTGGCGGCGCTGGAATCCAGCGTGGTCGCCACCGCCATGCCCAGCGTCATCCGTGATCTGGGCGGCCAGCACCTGTACGCGCTGCCGTTCGCGGTCTACCTGCTGACCAGTACCGTCAGCAGTCCGCTGTGGGGGCGGGCCAGCGATATCTTCGGGCGCAAGCGCATGTATCTGGCAGGCGTGATCCTGTTTCTGCTGGGATCGGCGCTGTGCGGGGCGGCCACCAGCATGGTGTTTCTGGTGGCTGCCCGCGCATTTCAGGGGCTGGGTGCGGGCGCGGTCATGCCGCTGACCCTGACCAGTGTGGGCGAGATGTACACCCTGGAAGAGCGTCCGAAGGTGCAGGCCTTCATCAGTGGCGTGTGGGGCGTGTCGGCGCTGGTGGGGCCGCTGCTGGGCGGCGTGCTGGCCGAGCATCTGTCGTGGCGCTGGGTGTTCTATGTCAACCTGCCGTTCGGCATTCCCGCCATGCTGCTGGTCTGGCGGTATCTGCGCGAAACCGTCGAACGCACGTCCAAGCGCCTGCAACTCGACTGGCTGGGCGCACTCGGCTTCACGCTGGGCAGCGGCCTGCTGGTCTGGGGCCTGAGTCTGAGCATCTGGTGGCAGGTGGGACTGGGGCTGCTGGTTCTGGCAGGCGCGGTGCTGATCGAACTGAAACACCCCTCCCCGCTCCTGCCGATCAAGACGCTGGGCCAGCGCTTACCACAGGTCGGCCTGTGGGGAAACCTGCTGGGAGGTGCGGCCTACTTCGGCGTGATCGCGTACCTGCCGCTGTTCGCACAGGGCGTGTCGGGCGGGCGGGCCACCAGCGGCGGGCTGATCCTGACGCCGATGCTGCTCGGCTGGGTGCTGGCGAGCATCATCTGCACCCGCCTCATCAAGATTCTCGGCCTGACCCGTCAGACGCAGATCGGGTTCGTGGTGCTCACCATCGTCTTCGCACTGATGATCGTCTTTGCCCATGCCCCGCTCCCCGTCATCTCGGGCTTCGGGTTCTTCGTGGGCATGGGGATGGGCTTCAGCATGGTCAGTCTGCTGCTGGCGGTGCAGCACGCCACGCCCCGCGCCGAGATGGGCGCGACCACCAGCGCGATGCTGTTTGCCCGTCAGATGGGCGGCGCTCTGGGAACGGCGGGCATGGGCCTCCTGATCGGCTCGGCGGCGATTCAGCAGGGTGGCCTCGCCCTGGTGGGTGGCCTCCAGCGCACCTTTATCCTGAGCCTGCTGCTGGTGGCGCTGGGTCTGGTCCTGACCCTGACCCTGAAAATACCGGCCCCGTCCGGAATGCACCCACGCCGGGCCAGCCTGCCGAACTCGACGCCTGATCTGGGCAAGCGTGCAACGACCCTGCAACGCAGTCGCCTTATGCTTGGCAGTATGAAACGACTGGGTTGGCTGGTGTCGATGGGTCTATGTACGCTTGCCATGGCCTCTGCGGCCAGCACGACCGTCAGTATCGGCGGTCAATCTGTGGCGCTGAACAGCGTGGTGGTGGGCGGCAAAACTTATGTGAGCCTCGACCAGCTCAAGTCGGCCCTCACGGCAGCGGGCGGCAGCAATCAACTGGCGAGCGCCGAGGGCTGCATGAACCAGTGGCTCTTCGACGGCGTCTGGCGGCTGCGCGTGACCAAAGTGGAGTTCAAGCCCGATTCCAAAGACGGCACCTTCTGGGGCTGGATCGTGACCACCGAAATGCGGAACGGTGTTCAGGACGTTCTCAGCCTGTATCACACCGGCATCGGGCCGGGTCTGAGCGTGGCGCTGAAAGACGGCACGACGGTGGGCATGGGCCGCAACTCGGCCAGCCCGCCGCCCGCCTTCGCCGACAACTCGTTCAAAAACCTGCCCAGCGGGGCGGGCATCATCATGCCGCTGTGGTTCTATGCTCCCAGTGGAGCCACCGACGACGACGTGAAGGCCAATCCGCCGACCAAACTGCTCGTGCCGGTCGATCTGAAGGAGCAGACCTATCACGGTCTGAAACTTCCCTTTACCCGCTCGCCCAACTTCCGCGTAGACCTGACCTGCTCGAAATAA
- a CDS encoding pseudouridine synthase yields the protein MSERLQKYLARSGMASRRAAEDYIRAGRVSINGEVATLGQSVEERDEVRLDGQLVGGHVRHVTLAVYKPRGVLTTVQDDRGRPTILDGFRDLPGLHPVGRLDRDSEGLLLLTTDGDLTLQLTHPRYGHQKVYRAWIEGGTPTDETLDQLEDGVLLEEGLTAPARVDRAGRGVYVTLTEGRNRQVRRMLEAVGHPVTRLVRVRIGGLWLEGMESGEWRELDERDLHDLLHPELTPQNVWERKSRLTQDRWG from the coding sequence GTGAGCGAGCGCCTTCAGAAGTATCTGGCCCGCAGTGGAATGGCCTCGCGCCGCGCCGCCGAGGACTACATCCGGGCGGGCCGCGTCAGCATCAACGGCGAGGTTGCCACGCTGGGGCAGAGCGTGGAGGAACGCGACGAGGTGCGGCTCGACGGTCAGCTTGTCGGCGGGCATGTGCGCCACGTGACGCTGGCGGTGTACAAGCCCAGGGGCGTGCTGACCACCGTGCAGGACGACCGGGGCCGCCCGACCATTCTCGACGGCTTCCGCGATCTGCCGGGGCTGCATCCGGTTGGCCGCCTCGACCGCGACTCGGAAGGGCTGTTGCTGCTGACCACCGACGGCGACCTGACCCTGCAACTCACGCACCCGCGATACGGACATCAGAAGGTCTACCGCGCCTGGATCGAGGGCGGCACACCCACCGACGAGACGCTCGACCAGCTCGAAGACGGCGTGCTGCTGGAAGAGGGTCTGACCGCTCCCGCCAGGGTTGACCGCGCCGGACGGGGCGTGTACGTCACGCTGACCGAGGGGCGAAATCGGCAGGTGCGCCGGATGCTGGAAGCGGTGGGCCATCCGGTGACGCGGCTGGTGCGTGTGCGGATCGGTGGGCTGTGGCTGGAAGGCATGGAAAGCGGCGAATGGCGCGAACTGGACGAGCGCGATCTGCATGACCTGCTGCACCCGGAACTCACGCCTCAGAACGTCTGGGAGCGCAAGTCGAGGCTGACGCAGGACCGCTGGGGCTGA
- the mraZ gene encoding division/cell wall cluster transcriptional repressor MraZ, translating into MPFGEYPYSIDEKGRVVIPPAFREFVEDGMILTRGMEGCLYIFPLTAWKRVEEQLEQLPLTDPSSRAFVRFFYSGASKSRLDAQSRVSVPQTLRSFADLENDVVVAGAPGRLELWSPPRWDAAIAAVQQDPPRPDLLANFIA; encoded by the coding sequence TTGCCTTTTGGAGAATATCCGTACTCAATCGATGAAAAGGGGAGGGTGGTTATTCCGCCCGCCTTTCGTGAATTTGTCGAGGACGGCATGATTCTGACCAGAGGCATGGAAGGGTGCCTGTATATTTTCCCCTTGACTGCCTGGAAGCGCGTCGAGGAGCAGCTCGAACAGTTGCCGCTCACCGATCCGTCGTCTCGCGCCTTCGTGCGCTTCTTCTACAGCGGAGCCAGCAAATCGCGCCTGGACGCACAGAGCCGGGTTTCGGTGCCGCAGACGCTCCGCAGCTTTGCCGATCTGGAAAACGACGTGGTGGTGGCGGGTGCACCCGGGCGACTCGAACTGTGGAGTCCGCCGCGCTGGGACGCTGCCATCGCTGCCGTCCAGCAAGACCCACCCCGACCCGACCTGCTCGCCAATTTTATCGCCTGA
- a CDS encoding DUF423 domain-containing protein: MNEVRSDSRQRTGVGQVNAALSGALLAGTGVALGAFGAHALKSSLSSDMLAVFETGVRYQMYSGLALLALAALPSQRRAPVWLLAGALVFSVSLYALSLSGIKVLGAVTPIGGVLMLVGWVLAALDSRKPRPT; the protein is encoded by the coding sequence ATGAACGAGGTCAGATCGGACAGCAGGCAGAGGACCGGAGTGGGGCAGGTGAACGCGGCGCTGTCGGGAGCGCTACTGGCAGGAACGGGCGTGGCGCTCGGCGCGTTTGGCGCACACGCTCTGAAAAGCAGCCTGAGCTCGGACATGCTGGCGGTGTTCGAGACGGGCGTGCGATATCAGATGTATTCCGGCCTGGCCCTGCTGGCCCTCGCCGCTCTCCCCTCTCAGCGCCGTGCTCCGGTCTGGCTGCTGGCGGGCGCACTGGTCTTCAGCGTCAGTCTGTATGCGCTCAGCCTCAGCGGCATCAAAGTGCTGGGAGCCGTCACGCCCATCGGCGGCGTGCTGATGCTGGTGGGCTGGGTCCTGGCCGCGCTGGACAGCAGAAAGCCCCGCCCGACCTGA
- a CDS encoding nucleotide exchange factor GrpE, which translates to MTNPNDPNQPQKPTIDLDSETGNEVSRPESDVVDVDASTDAEMDDSADFDPSMFDPAMFGQVQEMMDKLQKTDELERENTELKNRLGRLAADFESFRRRTADDATEAKNKGTADAAEALMPVFDDISRALEMGSGDPAKLLPGFVNVQNKVLSVFEKLGLSATGQEGEHFDPQWHEALQVVPGEQDDVVVQVFQRGFRMGDRLVRPARVVVSKKA; encoded by the coding sequence ATGACCAATCCGAATGACCCCAATCAGCCGCAAAAGCCCACCATCGACCTCGATTCCGAGACAGGCAACGAGGTGAGCAGGCCCGAATCTGACGTGGTGGACGTGGACGCCAGCACCGACGCCGAGATGGACGACAGCGCCGACTTCGATCCGTCGATGTTCGACCCGGCCATGTTCGGGCAGGTGCAGGAAATGATGGACAAGCTTCAGAAGACTGATGAGCTGGAGCGCGAGAACACCGAGCTGAAAAACCGCCTGGGCCGCCTCGCCGCCGACTTCGAGAGCTTCCGCAGGCGCACCGCCGACGACGCGACCGAGGCCAAGAACAAGGGCACCGCCGACGCTGCCGAGGCACTGATGCCGGTGTTCGACGACATCTCCCGCGCCCTGGAAATGGGCAGCGGCGACCCCGCCAAGCTGCTGCCGGGGTTCGTGAACGTGCAGAACAAGGTGCTGAGCGTCTTCGAGAAACTGGGTCTGAGCGCCACCGGACAGGAAGGCGAGCACTTCGATCCGCAGTGGCACGAGGCGCTTCAGGTGGTACCGGGCGAGCAGGACGACGTAGTTGTTCAGGTGTTCCAGCGCGGGTTCCGCATGGGCGACCGACTGGTGAGGCCTGCGCGGGTGGTGGTGAGCAAGAAGGCATAA
- the ftsH gene encoding ATP-dependent zinc metalloprotease FtsH, whose product MWPWWLLGSVVVVLLAVGLTMPRERSGELDLSDLQTALERGQVRSLVISNTDNVAALSGVLKNGELFSARTLSSDPLISLSALEKDGVNVSLAQPGRTSWITILSTVLTGSLIVVLLVVLLRGNRSGGDGAAGAFGRSKATVHSEGQVKVSFAEVAGADEAKADLVEVVDFLKHPERYHTLGARIPHGILLVGPPGSGKTLLARAVAGEARVPYFSISGSDFVEMFVGVGAARVRDLFEQAKKQAPCIVFIDEIDAVGRKRGSGMNGGNDEREQTLNQLLVEMDGFQSQHDIIILAATNRPDVLDAALLRPGRFDRQVVVDAPDVRGREMILKIHARKKPLDPAVDLNLVARQTPGMVGADLENLLNEAALLAARENRKRITMRDVDEARDRVLMGPERRSMVINEADRRVTAYHEVGHALAAQLLPHADRIHKLTVVPRGRALGAAMYTPSDHMHLTYEALLDRICVALSGQAAEEVVLGVISTGAQNDFQQATNIARRMITEWGMSALGNLALISEQGGYLGLPSDYGQYSEHTSQRIDEELLLLLNGQYERSKALLSEHLHVMHRLVDALMLHETLSQEQFEVVVSGGVLAPPSPQEVVGLPSSSGDLPSGGALKPGSA is encoded by the coding sequence ATGTGGCCCTGGTGGCTGCTGGGCAGCGTCGTGGTGGTCCTGCTGGCAGTGGGCCTGACCATGCCGCGTGAACGCTCCGGCGAACTCGACCTGAGCGACCTCCAGACGGCTCTCGAACGCGGACAGGTCAGAAGTCTGGTCATCTCGAACACCGATAATGTGGCGGCTCTGAGCGGCGTGCTGAAAAATGGCGAACTGTTCAGCGCCCGCACCCTCAGCAGCGATCCGCTGATCAGTCTGTCGGCCCTGGAAAAAGATGGCGTCAACGTGTCGCTGGCTCAGCCGGGGCGCACTTCCTGGATCACCATCCTGAGCACCGTGCTGACCGGCTCTCTGATCGTGGTGCTGCTGGTGGTGTTGCTGCGCGGCAACCGTTCGGGCGGAGACGGTGCGGCGGGGGCTTTCGGGCGGAGCAAGGCGACGGTGCACAGCGAGGGGCAGGTGAAGGTGAGCTTCGCGGAGGTGGCGGGGGCCGACGAGGCCAAGGCCGATCTGGTGGAAGTGGTGGACTTCCTGAAGCACCCCGAGCGCTATCACACGCTGGGCGCCCGCATTCCCCACGGCATCCTGCTCGTCGGCCCGCCCGGCTCTGGCAAAACCCTGCTGGCCCGTGCGGTCGCCGGGGAAGCGCGTGTACCGTACTTCAGCATCTCCGGCTCTGACTTTGTCGAGATGTTCGTGGGGGTGGGCGCGGCCCGTGTGCGCGACTTGTTCGAGCAGGCCAAGAAGCAGGCACCCTGCATCGTCTTCATCGACGAGATCGACGCGGTGGGCCGCAAGCGGGGCAGTGGCATGAACGGCGGCAACGACGAGCGCGAACAGACGCTCAATCAGCTGCTGGTCGAGATGGACGGCTTTCAGAGTCAGCACGACATCATCATCCTGGCGGCCACCAACCGCCCCGATGTGCTGGACGCAGCCCTGCTGCGTCCGGGCCGCTTTGACCGTCAGGTGGTGGTGGACGCCCCCGACGTGCGGGGGCGCGAGATGATCCTGAAGATTCACGCCCGCAAGAAGCCGCTGGACCCGGCGGTGGACCTGAATCTGGTGGCGCGGCAGACGCCGGGCATGGTGGGCGCGGACCTGGAAAACCTGCTGAACGAGGCGGCGCTGCTGGCCGCCCGCGAGAACCGCAAACGCATCACCATGCGCGATGTGGATGAGGCCCGCGACCGGGTGCTGATGGGGCCAGAGCGTCGCAGCATGGTGATCAACGAGGCCGATCGGCGCGTCACGGCCTATCACGAGGTCGGCCATGCCCTCGCTGCTCAACTCCTGCCCCACGCCGACCGCATCCACAAACTGACGGTCGTGCCGCGTGGCCGGGCGCTGGGTGCCGCGATGTATACGCCCAGCGATCATATGCATCTGACCTACGAAGCGCTGCTCGACCGCATCTGTGTAGCGCTCAGCGGGCAGGCCGCCGAGGAAGTGGTGCTGGGCGTTATCAGCACCGGGGCGCAGAACGATTTCCAGCAGGCCACCAACATCGCCCGCCGCATGATTACCGAGTGGGGCATGAGCGCCCTGGGCAATCTGGCACTCATCAGCGAGCAGGGCGGCTATCTGGGCCTGCCGTCCGATTATGGGCAGTACAGCGAACACACGTCCCAGCGCATCGACGAGGAACTGCTGCTGCTGCTCAATGGTCAGTACGAGCGCTCCAAGGCGCTGTTGTCCGAGCATCTGCACGTGATGCACCGACTGGTAGATGCCCTGATGCTCCACGAAACGCTGTCACAGGAGCAGTTTGAAGTGGTGGTGTCGGGCGGCGTGCTGGCTCCGCCGTCGCCCCAGGAAGTCGTGGGCTTGCCGTCGTCGTCCGGTGATCTTCCCAGTGGTGGTGCCCTCAAACCGGGTAGTGCGTAA